The Papaver somniferum cultivar HN1 chromosome 3, ASM357369v1, whole genome shotgun sequence genome includes a region encoding these proteins:
- the LOC113362028 gene encoding histone-lysine N-methyltransferase ATXR6-like yields the protein MAAAKILKRKRFQALNPLSSAEPQKKTHQKIEEDEEYDDTHCEECGSGDNANELLLCDECDLGFHLYCLRPILVSVPKDSWYCAACTQDKKIKKFPLVQTKIVDFFRIQRSSDLTQKPCKDIRKRRKSLVMSKKKRKLLAFNPTEDPERRLGQMASLATALTTTGTKFSNYLTYVDGLAPRSANNPTLEDGGMQGRKEETES from the exons ATGGCTGCTGCAAAAATCTTAAAGAGAAAAAGATTTCAAGCTTTAAATCCTCTCTCTTCCGCAGAACCACAGAAGAAAACTCATcaaaaaattgaagaagatgaagaatacgATGATACTCATTGTGAAGAATGTGGATCTGGCGATAACGCCAACGAGCTTCTTCTCTGTGATGAATGTGATTTAGGTTTTCATTTATATTGTCTCCGACCTATATTAGTTTCAGTCCCTAAAGATTCTTGGTACTGCGCAGCTTGCACCCAAGACAAAAAAATCAAAA AATTTCCTCTTGTTCAGACTAAAATAGTTGATTTCTTCCGGATTCAAAGATCTTCAGATTTGACTCAGAAGCCGTGTAAGG ACATTAGAAAGAGACGGAAGAGTCTAGTTATGTCTAAGAAGAAGAGGAAGCTTTTGGCTTTCAATCCAACGGAGGATCCTGAAAGGAGATTGGGGCAAATGGCTTCGTTGGCTACAGCATTGACGACAACTGGTACCAAATTCAGTAATTATCTTACATATGTGGACGGATTAGCTCCTAGATCAGCAAATAACCCTACTCTCGAGGATGGAGGAATGCAG GGAAGGAAGGAAGAAACAGAATCTTAA